The genomic interval CGATCCTCGACGCGGTCACCCTGCTCGAAGCGTCGACCGTTCCGATCTCGGCCGCACGTGGACGCACGCTCCGCGAGCCCGTGACAGCTCGAGTCGACATCCCGGTGTTCGACAACTCTGCGATGGACGGGTTCGCCGTGCTTTTCGAAGACGTCGAGCACGCGTCGCCCGATTCGCCCGTGAGCCTGACCGTCGTCGCAGACCTGCCTGCCGGCACGGAGCTGGATCCCCCACTGGCGCCGGGCGAAGCGGCTCGCATCATGACCGGCTCCCCCGCGCCGACCGCCGCGACCGCTGTCGTGCCGTTCGAGGACACCGCCGGCGGCCTCGCGGATTCGCTCGGACGGATCAGCGTCGTGCACGCGCCGAACTCCCTCGGCGCCCACATCCGCCGCGCCGGTGCCGACGCCGTCGTCGGCGACCGGCTGCTCGACGCCGGGACGGTCTTCGGAGCCCTGCAAGTCGCGGCCGCGGCCGCCGCCGGCGTCGCCGAGGTCGTCGTCTCACGCCTGCCGCGCGTTGCGGTGGTCTCGACCGGATCCGAACTCGTTCCGCCCGGCGCTCCCCTGCGCCGTGGGCAGATACCGGAGTCCAACAGCGAGCTGCTCGCCGGACTTGCCGCCGAGTCCGGCGCCGAAGTCGTGTTCCGTGCGACGGTGCCCGACGACGGTGACGGCCCGCGCATCGCGATCGCCGAGGCCGAAGCCCTCGGCGCCGACGTCGTGGTCTTCTCCGGAGGGGTGAGCGCGGGCGCGTACGAGGTCGTGAAGAACACGCTCGCAGACACCATGGCGTTCTCCAAGGTGCGGATGCAGCCGGGCAAGCCGCAGGGGTTCGGTGCCACGGAGGCTGGAACCCTGCTGTTCGGACTGCCCGGAAACCCGGTGAGCGCCGCCGTCTCGTTCGAGGTCTTCGTGCGCCCCGCGCTGCTTCGGATGCAGGGTCGCAACGACGTGGGCCGCCCGACGATCCGCATCCGCGCCGCGACGGGCTGGCGCACGCCGCGCGGACGCGCCCAGTACCTGCCTGTCGCGATCGACCGCACCGACCCCGGGGACTGGCGCGCCATCCCCGTCACCGCAGGCGGCTCGCACCTCGCGGGCGGTCTCGGCCGCGCCGAGGCATACGCCGTCGTTCCCGCCGAGATCGATACCGTCGGCACCGGCGACGAGGTCGATGTCATGCTGATCTCATGAGTTTCACGCACCTCGATGACGCCGGTCACGCTCGCATGGTGGATGTCACGCAGAAGACGCCGACCGTGCGCGCGGCCACCTCGCGTGGGTTCGTGCGGTGCAGCACCGACGTGGTCGCGGCGCTGCGCGACGGCACCGTGCCGAAGGGCGATGTGCTCGCCGTCGCACGGATCGCCGGCATACAGGCCGCCAAGCGCACGCCCGACCTGCTTCCGCTCGCCCACGTGATCGGGGTGCACGGCGCCGCCATCGACCTGACCATCGAAGATGCCGGCGTCGTCATCGAAGCGACCGTCCGGACCGCCGACCGCACAGGTGTCGAGATGGAAGCGCTGACCGCCGTCGCAGTGGCCGCCCTGGCAATCGTCGATATGGTCAAAGCGCTCGACAAGGGCACCGCGATCGAGAACGTACGCCTGGTGGCCAAGACGGGCGGAAAGAGCGGCGATTGGGTGCGGCCGGGCGAGGAGTGACTCTCGTGGCACTTCCTGACGCGGCATCCGACCTGGGTGCCATCCTGCTCGCCGGCGGCCGCGCTTCGCGCGTCGGCGGCGCGTCCAAGCCCCTCTTCGAGGTCGGGGGGCGAACTCTTCTCGCCGCGACGGTGACTGCGGTTCAGGATGCCGGTGCCCGCCCGATCACCATCGCCGCGGCGGTGCTCGACGAGGACCTGGACGTCGAGTGGGTTCGTGAGGATCCGCCCTTCGGAGGGCCGGTCGCCGGTGCGGTCGCGGTGCTCGAAGCATGGGATCGGGCCGTCAGGTTGCCCGAATGGACGTTCCTGCTCGCGTGCGACCTCGCCCGCCCCACCCGCGCCGTCGCACGACTGACCGCCGACCTCGCGTTTGTGCCGCGTGACGCGGACGGCATCTGTCTGGCCGACGCGTCGAGCCGTCCGCAATGGCTGACGGGCATCTACCGCACCGAGGCGCTGCACCGAGCAGGGGCTGCCCTGCCCGACCACGGTCGCAACGCAGCGGTGCGGAATCTGGTCGAAGACCTCGCCATCACCGTCGTGACGGTTGCCGGCGATCTGACCGACGACATCGACACGTGGCAGGATCTGGAGAGGGCGCGCACGCGCGCCGCGAACCCATGACGGAGGAAGTTCCATGAGCGACGAGTCCCGCACCTTGCCTCCGGAAGCGCTCGACGACTGGGCAGCGGCGCTGCGCGAGCGCTTCGATCTGGGCCCCGATGACGTGCCCGTCGCCGCGGTCCTCGACCTCACGCGCGTGGTCGCGAACGGCGTCGCACGCCCTGCCGCACCGCTCGGCGCGTTCGTGGCCGGCCTCGTCGCGGGCCGGAAAGGGGCCGATGCCGATGCCGTGCGTGAAGCCCTCGCCGCCGTCGGCGCTCTCGCCGAGATGTGGGAGGCGTAGTGGCGCTCGTCAGATACTTCGCGGCCGCGCAGGAGGCGACCGGCGTCGACCAGGAGCGGCGGGGCGAGCCCACACTCGGTGCGCTGCGACGCGCCGTCGCCGTGGAGCATCCCGCGATCGGCGGCATCCTGCCCCGTTGCGCAGTCTTGGTCGGCGGCGCACGGGTGGACGACGACGCTCCGCTCGGGTCTGATGACCTCGTCGACGTGTTGCCGCCCTTCGCCGGCGGCTGACCCGCTCCGTCAGGCCGCCCGCAGTACGCGATCCCTAGGCCTGTCGACGGGCCGCCGACGCAGGCGGTCCCGGAACCCGTCAGAACCGCGAGGGGACAGGCGGTCCCGGAGCCCGTCGAAGGGCCGCCGGACGCTGGCGGTCCCCGAGCCCGCCACAACCGCGAGAGACAGGCGGTCCCTGAGCCCGTCGAAGGGCCGCCGGACGCTTCGACAAGCTCAGCGACCGGCTCCTCCCCAACGCGCGGGTCGACCCCGAGCCCGCCACAACCGCGAGAGACGGGCGGTCCCTGAGCCCGTCGAAGGGCCGCCGGACGCTTCGACAAGCTCAGCGACCGGCTCCTCCCCAACGCGCGGGTCGCGGTGTACCGTCCACATCCTGGTCGTCGACCAATTCCTCAGGGGACTGCTTCGCGACGATGAGCTCGTGGCATGGATGTACATACTGCGGTGCCGAGATGGGCACTATTACACGGGAAGCACCGAGAAGGATGTCGATGCGCGCGTCTGGGAGCACAACAACGATGATGAACTCAGCGCGAATTACACCCGGAAGCGGCGTCCGGTCCTCATCGTGTATGCAGAATTCCACGACCGCATCGACACCGCATTCGATCGCGAGAAGCAGGTACAGGGGTGGTCTCGAGCCAAGAAGGAGGCGCTCATCGATGGCCGGTGGGACGATCTTCCCCCTTTAGCGGCGGGCACCCGGATCGATACAAAGATGGTCCGTGAGCCTGTCGACGGGCCGCCGGACGCTTCGACAAGCTCAGCGACCGGCTCGGGGTCAGACGGAGACGCCCACCGACAGGAACCACACGCAAGCGATCTCTAGGCCTGTCGACGAGCCGCCGGACGCTCGAGAAGCTCAGCGATCGGTTGGGGGCCGCATCGATCAGCCGCCCAGCCCGAGCCAGGTCGTGGTGCCGTCGGCCTCGATCTGGCGCTTCCAGACGGGCAGGTCGGTCTTGATGGCCTCGATGATCGCGCGGCACACGTCGAACGCCTCGGCGCGATGGGGTGAGGCGACGGCGATGACGACCGCGGCGTCACCGACCGTGAGCCGGCCGACCCGGTGACTCACCGCGACGATGGCGGCGGAGCGGGCGATCGCTGTCTCAGCGATCCGCCGCAGCACAGCC from Microbacterium pumilum carries:
- a CDS encoding GIY-YIG nuclease family protein codes for the protein MYILRCRDGHYYTGSTEKDVDARVWEHNNDDELSANYTRKRRPVLIVYAEFHDRIDTAFDREKQVQGWSRAKKEALIDGRWDDLPPLAAGTRIDTKMVREPVDGPPDASTSSATGSGSDGDAHRQEPHASDL
- a CDS encoding MoaD/ThiS family protein, which translates into the protein MALVRYFAAAQEATGVDQERRGEPTLGALRRAVAVEHPAIGGILPRCAVLVGGARVDDDAPLGSDDLVDVLPPFAGG
- a CDS encoding DUF6457 domain-containing protein — encoded protein: MSDESRTLPPEALDDWAAALRERFDLGPDDVPVAAVLDLTRVVANGVARPAAPLGAFVAGLVAGRKGADADAVREALAAVGALAEMWEA
- the mobA gene encoding molybdenum cofactor guanylyltransferase, giving the protein MALPDAASDLGAILLAGGRASRVGGASKPLFEVGGRTLLAATVTAVQDAGARPITIAAAVLDEDLDVEWVREDPPFGGPVAGAVAVLEAWDRAVRLPEWTFLLACDLARPTRAVARLTADLAFVPRDADGICLADASSRPQWLTGIYRTEALHRAGAALPDHGRNAAVRNLVEDLAITVVTVAGDLTDDIDTWQDLERARTRAANP
- a CDS encoding molybdenum cofactor biosynthesis protein MoaE, whose translation is MTGVRHAAISAEPLDLDAHLTAIDDAAAGAVTTFVGRVRDHDPDAATAVVALEYSAHPDAEAVLRRIAETAIARSAAIVAVSHRVGRLTVGDAAVVIAVASPHRAEAFDVCRAIIEAIKTDLPVWKRQIEADGTTTWLGLGG
- the moaC gene encoding cyclic pyranopterin monophosphate synthase MoaC yields the protein MSFTHLDDAGHARMVDVTQKTPTVRAATSRGFVRCSTDVVAALRDGTVPKGDVLAVARIAGIQAAKRTPDLLPLAHVIGVHGAAIDLTIEDAGVVIEATVRTADRTGVEMEALTAVAVAALAIVDMVKALDKGTAIENVRLVAKTGGKSGDWVRPGEE
- a CDS encoding molybdopterin-binding protein gives rise to the protein MSVGSRPGADGLISIDDHLAAILDAVTLLEASTVPISAARGRTLREPVTARVDIPVFDNSAMDGFAVLFEDVEHASPDSPVSLTVVADLPAGTELDPPLAPGEAARIMTGSPAPTAATAVVPFEDTAGGLADSLGRISVVHAPNSLGAHIRRAGADAVVGDRLLDAGTVFGALQVAAAAAAGVAEVVVSRLPRVAVVSTGSELVPPGAPLRRGQIPESNSELLAGLAAESGAEVVFRATVPDDGDGPRIAIAEAEALGADVVVFSGGVSAGAYEVVKNTLADTMAFSKVRMQPGKPQGFGATEAGTLLFGLPGNPVSAAVSFEVFVRPALLRMQGRNDVGRPTIRIRAATGWRTPRGRAQYLPVAIDRTDPGDWRAIPVTAGGSHLAGGLGRAEAYAVVPAEIDTVGTGDEVDVMLIS